A single window of Triplophysa dalaica isolate WHDGS20190420 chromosome 14, ASM1584641v1, whole genome shotgun sequence DNA harbors:
- the fam169b gene encoding protein FAM169B: MESSSILKSSPEGDLYPVDLPVLHYSELNTGCEEYLSRVKSDGAMPFTLPHGEKVQVTCKTIGRLPFLREDTSRFILALHTPEDETQVVAVYLQGKWWPIGDVLKTSNKSRRGLVLVESVMERVVLFLLSQVIFGILERPLKDDLYFSTYSVWEHGKIIWHNGEAVGFYTSKKRGSLCDGHTGQSYQLPVLDTVFVRSHSRRTGLALQMLEDFCLSQPTEGILGISFPMSTGMYGVCKKYLETNEEERDRLYEVEAPGEWTQRRNVWLNIQLQKLQQDCQDSACGDAEQSPHTFSHERRKPDSGEEGTLQQCGSLVNSKGLSGSAKKRPADQIETKTNSKKAMT, encoded by the exons ATGGAATCCAGCTCTATTTTGAAGAGCAGTCCAGAAG GTGATCTTTACCCGGTGGATCTACCTGTGCTACATTATAGCGAGCTGAATACAGGATGTGAAGAATACCTGTCGAGGGTTAAATCGGACGGTGCCATGCCTTTCACCCTCCCTCATGGAGAGAAA GTGCAAGTAACTTGTAAAACCATTGGCCGACTTCCATTTCTTAGAGAAGACACGTCACGATTCATTCTTGCCTTACATACACCTGAGGATGAAACCCAAG TGGTTGCCGTGTACTTGCAAGGCAAATGGTGGCCTATTGGTGATGTTTTGAAGACGTCAAACAAATCCAGACGTGGACTTGTGTTG GTGGAATCAGTTATGGAAAGAGTTGTGCTGTTCCTGCTCAGTCAGGTTATATTTGGAATCCTGGAAAGGCCTCTCAAAGACGACCTATATTTTTCCACTTATTCCGTGTGGGAACACGGAAAAATTATCTGGCACAATGGAGAAGCGGTTGGGTTTTATACCAGCAAAAAAAGGG GAAGCCTGTGTGATGGTCACACAGGCCAGAGTTATCAGCTCCCAGTGCTGGACACGGTGTTTGTCCGCTCTCACTCGAGAAGGACTGGTCTCGCTTTACAGATGCTTGAGGATTTCTGCTTATCCCAACCCACCGAGGGTATTCTGGGAATTAGCTTTCCTATGTCTACTGGCATGTACGGAG TTTGCAAGAAGTATCTTGAGACGAATGAGGAAGAAAGAGATCGTCTGTATGAGGTGGAAGCCCCTGGTGAATGGACTCAGAGAAGAAATGTGTGGTTAAACATCCAGCTGCAAAAGCTACAACAGGACTGTCAGGACTCAGCAT gtGGAGATGCAGAGCAGAGTCCACACACCTTCAGTCATGAAAGAAGGAAACCTGATTCGGGAGAAGAG GGGACACTGCAACAATGTGGATCACTTGTCAACTCTAAAGGTCTGTCAGGCTCTGCAAAAAAGCGACCAGCTGATCAGATCGAGAccaaaacaaacagtaaaaaagCCATGACTTGA
- the arpin gene encoding arpin, producing the protein MSRIYHNTALQNKPVHNEKLSSTWDPVIYQSGHGVILEGAVVDISRHVITDKNDRKERFNVLYIKTSRVHRRKYDSKGNEIEPNFSETRKVNTGYLMSSFKVETKGETDCLDERQLGVLVNKDELLKVTAKHCPSQTIAFWISEAEMDRTEIELGQEIRLKTKGDGPFIFSFAKLDGGTVTKCNFAGDENAGASWTDKIMANKADAKCTGKSSSQGEGADEDEWDD; encoded by the exons ATGAGTCGCATCTATCACAACACTGCGTTACAAAATAAACCTGTGCATAACGAGAAACTGTCCTCCACGTGGGATCCAGTAATCTACCAGAG TGGTCATGGTGTGATTTTAGAGGGGGCTGTCGTGGATATATCACGTCATGTCATAACAGATAAGAACGACAGAAAG GAACGCTTCAATGTTTTGTACATCAAAACCAGCCGAGTGCATCGCAGAAAATATGATTCAAAAGGAAATGAGATCGAGCCTAATTTTAGTGAAACCAGGAAAGTCAACACTGGCTATCTCATGTCATCCTTCA AAGTGGAGACTAAGGGTGAAACAGATTGTCTCGATGAGCGCCAACTTGGTGTACTCGTGAATAAGGACGAGCTCCTTAAAGTAACTGCAAAGCATTGCCCTAGTCAGACCATTGCATTCTGGATCTCCGAGGCAGAGATGGACAGGACAGAGATTGAGTTGGGTCAAGAAATTCGCCTTAAAACTAAAGGAGATGGGCCTTTCATTT TTTCCTTTGCAAAACTGGATGGTGGTACAGTGACAAAGTGCAACTTTGCCGGAGACGAGAACGCCGGAGCATCATGGACGGATAAAATTATGGCTAACAAGGCAGATGCAAAGTGTACAGGGAAGAGCTCTAGTCAGGGTGAGGGAGCGGATGAGGACGAATGG GAtgactaa